The sequence GTCCTCGGTCATGATCGCATCATGTCCGTTCAACCGAAGGTTGGAGGTCACGCCGTCGCGGGCCGGAACCGGCAGCGTACTCTGCCAATCGCCGATGGCGGCCAACTTGGTCCGCAGGCTGTCCGGCAGCACGGGTAACCCCAGCACTGCTTCGCGGACCTGGGCCGGATCGATGCCGTCTTCCACGGCGAGCTCCGGCTTGCCGAATTGGAGCAGCCGCACCGGCTTGCCCGACAAGCTGCCCTCCGAAGCGACGCCGTCCGGAATATGCAGCCGGATCGCCTTACCGTTCGCTTCGGCCGGCAGGGTGGAGGCTCCGCCCAAACGGGTGAGCAGCCGATTGACGGCATCTACCTTCAGGTTCAAGGTGAGCGTAGTAGCCGGCTGATATTCGGGGGACGGGGAGTCTTCCAACCGGAGCAGGGCGCCGCCCATCTTTTGTTCCGCTTCGTCCCAAGTCACGGTACGGGCTTCGCCGCCGCCGGATTGGGACAAAGTGCCGTACTGCGCCAGGCTGAAGCTCCGGTCTCCCTCGGGCGAGCCGCTCTCCAGAATGCTTGAGATGGTCGCCATGTCGTCCGCCGAAATCTCGACTCCGACCATGTGCTGAATGCGGAAGGTTTGCATCATGACGGCCAGCGCCCGATCTCCCATGGGGGTGGCGAACAAGCCGACCGCCATGACGGCGGCGGCGACCCCGGCCGTCCATCTCCGAAGCCTGCGCTTGGCCGGTCTTTCGGTTCGCCAGACGCCGTGCGCCCCGTTCACCCTTGCCGCGCTGAGCGTTTCCGTCGACTGGAATACTTCTGACCTCTTCATATCGATCGCACCATCCTTCTCGTAATGATCTCGATTCCCATCCCACAGCGCTCGCGACTCTAACCTTGCTTCGTCCGGCTGCGGATCTTCCGCCGCCTGCTTCCAAAACGCCGGAGCCGGTTCGCGAGAAGCTCGCCTTTCGAACCGAATCCAAGCCCGCTCCGCATCAAATACCGGTTCGCCGTCGTTCCGCTTCATTCCGTCCGCCATCGCGCTGCCCCTCCTCCTGTCCGTATTTTTTCTTCATTCGTTCTTCCGCCCTGGCTAGCAGCGAACCGACGATCTTCGGATTGACCTCCAGCCGGAGGGCGATCTCTTCGTAGCTGTACCCTTCCTCCCGAAGCAGGAGGGCGGTCCGATCTCGTTCCGAGAGCTTCCTCAGTACTCTGCGAACCACGTCCTTCTCCCATTCGCGGATGACCTGCGTTTCACCCGAAGGGGCGGCGCCTTCCGACCAAGCGGCCACTCTGGCGCTCTCCTTTACCAATAACGCCTTGCCCGACGACCGTTGTCTCAAATAATCGTAACCTACCCGGGTCAGCACTCGGTGCAGCCAGGCGCCGACAGCCTCCAGCCGGTCGGGCGGGGTTCGATAGAGCCTTAGAAACACCTCTTGAGCCAGATCCTCCGCCGCCGCATAGTCGCCGGTCAACGCATAGAGCTTCCGCGCTACTCCAGGGTAATGCTCCCGGAACAGGCGTTGGAACAACTCGGGTACCTGTGCGCCTTCCTCCATGTTGCCGCCGCGCCCCCTTTCGCTTATAAGACGGTTGTCGAATCGATTTTGTAGCAGGGAAAAGATGAAAATCAATTAAAATACATCCTGTAGCAATCAAAATATATTGTAAAGCGATAAATTTGTCTGTCAAGTGTGCCGGATTGAAAAAGGTAGCAAAAATTGACGACGCACCCTATAGGTGTAAAATACAGGGTAGGTGATGCCGAATGAGCGAGAAACGGAAGAAGACGCCGAACGGAGGCAGTCTACGTCAAATAAACGCCGCGGGCGGGCAG is a genomic window of Paenibacillus antri containing:
- a CDS encoding sigma-70 family RNA polymerase sigma factor, which produces MEEGAQVPELFQRLFREHYPGVARKLYALTGDYAAAEDLAQEVFLRLYRTPPDRLEAVGAWLHRVLTRVGYDYLRQRSSGKALLVKESARVAAWSEGAAPSGETQVIREWEKDVVRRVLRKLSERDRTALLLREEGYSYEEIALRLEVNPKIVGSLLARAEERMKKKYGQEEGQRDGGRNEAERRRTGI